One window of Chamaesiphon minutus PCC 6605 genomic DNA carries:
- a CDS encoding IS4 family transposase, producing MTSRRRSNRDHAKKNHQPGVEDEIIAAQVEALLTPAIFNQSHYYRQLGLRNRLLNLPLMMAAVLTLLWRNVPGVRELSRMLGREGFLWCEPTQVSQQAIAQRFLTFPSELFERVFKELLPEFRVKWHQRKQRLLPQSIEFAQAKFERIWACDGSTLEAIFKKLDSLSDVPIGQLAGKMGVVIDLVTRLPIEIWFRENPKASDVNFEKDILNLVTSGTLLLLDRGFYHFQFWQELINRDIHFITRLKKGASLQIERVFSNSYSIRDRIVRMGSGTKKTPYITVRLVEIKVGKVWYSYLTSVLDPLNLPPYVVADLYGRRWRIEEAFNTVKRLLGLSYLWTGSVNGIKLQMWGTWLFYAVLVDLGDAVADELSLPFDRISLEMIYRGLYHFHVAHHKGLAANPVTYFAAPENQDLGIVKTVRKPNVKLIIAPFPDSMSRTDNFFFDSSPQARLTSAIAS from the coding sequence ATGACCAGCCGCCGAAGAAGTAACCGCGACCACGCCAAAAAGAACCACCAACCAGGTGTGGAAGATGAGATCATCGCCGCTCAAGTAGAGGCTTTATTGACACCAGCAATTTTCAATCAAAGTCATTACTACCGACAATTAGGGCTGAGAAATCGGCTGTTAAATTTACCCTTGATGATGGCAGCAGTGCTGACGCTACTGTGGCGGAATGTGCCAGGAGTCAGAGAACTAAGCCGAATGTTAGGGCGAGAAGGATTTTTGTGGTGTGAGCCAACACAAGTAAGTCAACAGGCGATTGCACAAAGATTTCTGACCTTTCCATCTGAGTTATTTGAGAGAGTGTTTAAGGAATTACTGCCAGAATTTAGAGTGAAGTGGCACCAGAGAAAACAGCGATTGTTGCCACAAAGCATTGAATTTGCTCAAGCAAAATTTGAGCGGATTTGGGCATGTGATGGCTCCACATTGGAAGCGATATTCAAGAAATTAGATAGCTTATCTGATGTGCCAATCGGACAACTAGCGGGAAAAATGGGAGTAGTCATAGATTTGGTGACGAGATTGCCGATTGAAATCTGGTTTAGAGAAAATCCCAAAGCTTCAGATGTTAATTTTGAGAAAGATATCCTGAATTTAGTAACATCGGGCACTTTATTGCTCTTGGATCGAGGCTTCTATCATTTCCAATTTTGGCAAGAATTAATTAACAGAGATATTCATTTTATTACTCGATTAAAAAAAGGTGCATCGCTACAGATAGAACGAGTATTTAGCAATAGTTATAGTATCCGTGACCGAATAGTGCGGATGGGGTCTGGCACCAAAAAGACTCCATATATAACTGTAAGATTAGTCGAAATTAAAGTGGGTAAAGTCTGGTATTCTTATCTAACTAGTGTACTCGACCCATTGAATCTTCCTCCCTATGTAGTCGCCGATTTGTACGGAAGACGGTGGCGAATTGAAGAGGCTTTTAATACTGTTAAACGATTGCTCGGGTTGAGTTATTTATGGACTGGTTCAGTTAATGGAATTAAATTACAGATGTGGGGGACTTGGCTGTTTTATGCAGTTCTAGTCGATTTAGGTGATGCTGTAGCTGATGAATTATCTCTCCCATTCGACCGCATTTCTTTAGAGATGATTTATCGAGGTCTTTATCATTTTCATGTAGCTCATCATAAAGGTTTAGCTGCCAATCCAGTCACCTATTTTGCTGCCCCAGAGAATCAAGATTTAGGTATTGTTAAAACTGTTCGTAAACCTAATGTTAAGTTAATTATTGCACCTTTTCCTGATTCTATGAGTCGAACAGACAATTTTTTCTTCGACTCATCGCCTCAAGCCCGCTTGACAAGTG
- a CDS encoding cupin domain-containing protein, with translation MPKSTIEYWNPLDRANQSLWKSIAGLEEMVEELTLSIDVETGEYTRLTRFYPGADTTSFGAKSHNYPEEIFIISGRLYDLAFDLWLETGHYASRPPGEIHGPFKTDLGCVVLEISFPDRVPEC, from the coding sequence ATGCCAAAATCGACGATCGAGTATTGGAACCCATTGGATCGAGCAAATCAAAGCCTGTGGAAATCGATAGCCGGGCTTGAAGAAATGGTCGAAGAACTGACTCTCAGCATAGATGTCGAAACTGGTGAATACACCCGCTTAACTCGGTTTTATCCTGGTGCTGATACGACTAGTTTCGGTGCAAAAAGTCACAACTATCCTGAAGAGATTTTCATCATTAGCGGTCGTCTTTACGATCTAGCCTTCGATCTGTGGCTAGAGACTGGTCATTACGCCAGTAGACCACCTGGCGAGATTCATGGGCCATTCAAAACCGATCTTGGTTGTGTCGTGTTGGAGATATCTTTTCCAGATCGAGTTCCGGAATGTTGA
- a CDS encoding thiol-disulfide oxidoreductase DCC family protein has product MLPLQENTISEQQTAGSTWKIKLLFDGACPLCVREVNFLKRKDGDCGLIKFVDIAAEDYDPADNANIDFETAMGRIHAVLPNGEIVRDVEVFRQIYDILGIGWIYAVTKLPVIGRVADILYGVWADYRLLLTGRANLQTIVAQRQQLLKDRGFCDDGCAIDNGSKL; this is encoded by the coding sequence ATGCTACCTCTTCAAGAAAACACCATTTCGGAACAACAAACTGCTGGATCGACATGGAAAATCAAACTACTGTTTGATGGTGCTTGCCCGCTATGTGTGAGAGAAGTCAACTTTTTAAAGCGCAAAGATGGCGATTGCGGGCTGATAAAATTTGTTGATATCGCTGCCGAAGATTACGATCCGGCTGACAACGCTAATATCGACTTTGAGACGGCGATGGGACGCATTCATGCGGTGTTGCCGAATGGAGAGATCGTTCGAGATGTAGAAGTATTTCGCCAAATCTATGATATTTTGGGTATCGGTTGGATTTATGCGGTGACTAAATTGCCTGTTATCGGCAGAGTGGCAGATATACTTTATGGTGTTTGGGCTGATTACCGCCTGCTGCTAACTGGGCGCGCTAATCTGCAAACGATCGTTGCCCAGCGTCAGCAACTGCTCAAAGATAGAGGGTTTTGTGACGATGGCTGTGCGATCGACAATGGGAGCAAATTATGA
- the topA gene encoding type I DNA topoisomerase, whose product MRNLLIVESAGKIKKLKSILGSDWDVKASIGHIRQLANDGDGALGFDLGAETIDCRYIPRDDRAKQTIAGLIAAAKQADRVFIASDPDREGEVIGWHIAQVLKLKQPQRVVYQEITESAVKKAIASPRSLDMALVEAGRCRDCLDKLVGYKGSPLIWRLNNGAKSVGRVQSATLHLVCQREREIQAFKPQDYWSVFVDYAEGFRAFYNGTAQTVSPVADEETSDDAGATEKVAESTRVLSQAEADRLVAIGKANSHQVSTIEGKLAPKKPPAPFITSSLQQAAGARLKFSPEHTMSVAQKLYEAGLITYMRTDSVELSQDFCTAAREWLLAHDRDNVPTKVAKQRSSKDAQEAHEAVRPTDITKASSELKQQLSADEFALYVMIWMRSIASQCKPAQIRKTTIVTQSGEIQWQARGQMLEFAGYAKYWKDISGDAVLPSVQPKQPLTAANVSHEQKQTQPPPRYSEPKLVQLMERRGIGRPSTYAPTIATLKQRNYVELVKSKVQPTTVGLQVDDFLIQALPELIQSEFTAGMETQLDAISKGQQEWQSYLIEWNRSYFAPALSKATKNLPEQDYGSFQGKELEKSRSKCPTCSKPMSKVPTKKVKKGYFLKCEDGCKDAEGKGLVMFWSERTSEWQLPQPKTEQSSPPKLTEHPCPVCQKPLEEYNYTKDGQAKSMLRCSDAAARTRPKHKDIAYFRGNQGQWWSPKLGNLGADAAKSSQVKAQ is encoded by the coding sequence ATGCGAAATCTGCTCATCGTTGAATCTGCTGGCAAAATTAAAAAGCTCAAAAGCATCCTCGGATCGGATTGGGATGTCAAGGCTTCAATCGGGCATATTCGCCAACTCGCCAACGATGGGGACGGTGCGTTAGGCTTCGATCTGGGTGCAGAGACAATCGATTGCCGCTACATCCCCCGCGACGACAGAGCCAAACAAACAATAGCCGGACTAATTGCCGCAGCAAAGCAAGCAGATCGAGTCTTCATCGCCTCAGATCCAGATCGGGAAGGTGAAGTAATTGGCTGGCATATCGCCCAGGTATTGAAGCTCAAACAGCCCCAGCGGGTGGTCTATCAAGAGATTACCGAATCCGCTGTCAAAAAAGCAATTGCCAGTCCGCGATCGCTCGATATGGCTCTAGTAGAGGCGGGTAGGTGTCGCGATTGTCTGGACAAATTGGTAGGCTACAAAGGATCGCCCCTCATCTGGCGACTCAATAACGGTGCAAAAAGCGTCGGGAGGGTGCAATCTGCCACCCTGCATCTAGTCTGCCAACGAGAGCGGGAAATTCAAGCCTTCAAACCCCAAGATTATTGGTCGGTATTTGTAGACTATGCTGAAGGTTTCCGCGCATTCTATAACGGCACGGCTCAAACTGTTTCGCCAGTAGCAGACGAAGAAACCAGCGACGATGCGGGAGCGACAGAAAAAGTCGCCGAATCGACGCGCGTATTAAGTCAAGCGGAAGCTGACAGGTTGGTGGCAATTGGTAAAGCCAACTCGCATCAAGTCTCCACAATCGAAGGTAAACTCGCGCCTAAAAAACCACCCGCCCCATTTATCACATCCTCGCTCCAACAAGCCGCAGGAGCGCGCTTGAAGTTCAGCCCTGAACATACGATGTCCGTCGCCCAGAAGCTGTATGAGGCGGGGTTAATTACTTACATGCGGACTGATTCTGTCGAACTCAGTCAGGATTTTTGTACAGCGGCACGGGAATGGCTACTCGCTCACGATCGAGATAATGTACCTACGAAAGTCGCCAAACAGCGCAGTTCTAAAGATGCTCAGGAAGCCCACGAAGCGGTCAGACCGACGGATATTACCAAAGCATCAAGCGAACTCAAACAACAGCTTTCAGCGGATGAATTTGCGCTGTACGTAATGATTTGGATGCGATCGATCGCTTCTCAATGCAAACCTGCTCAGATTCGCAAAACCACGATCGTCACTCAATCTGGTGAGATTCAATGGCAAGCCAGAGGGCAGATGCTGGAATTTGCGGGCTATGCTAAATATTGGAAGGATATTAGCGGTGATGCCGTGCTACCTAGCGTACAACCCAAACAACCACTCACCGCAGCTAATGTCAGTCACGAGCAGAAACAAACCCAACCACCACCACGCTACAGTGAGCCAAAACTCGTCCAACTGATGGAACGGCGAGGGATCGGTCGTCCTTCGACTTACGCACCGACTATTGCCACCCTCAAGCAACGTAATTATGTCGAGCTGGTGAAGAGTAAAGTGCAACCGACGACTGTTGGTTTGCAAGTAGATGATTTTCTCATACAAGCTTTGCCAGAGTTGATTCAATCGGAATTTACTGCTGGGATGGAAACTCAACTCGATGCAATCTCCAAGGGTCAGCAGGAATGGCAAAGTTACCTGATTGAGTGGAACCGAAGTTATTTTGCGCCAGCATTAAGCAAGGCTACCAAGAATCTACCGGAGCAGGACTATGGGTCGTTCCAAGGTAAGGAACTGGAAAAATCGCGCTCGAAATGTCCGACTTGCAGTAAACCAATGTCCAAAGTACCTACTAAGAAGGTAAAGAAGGGGTATTTCCTCAAGTGTGAGGATGGCTGCAAAGATGCTGAGGGTAAAGGGTTGGTGATGTTTTGGTCGGAGCGAACGAGTGAATGGCAACTCCCACAGCCGAAAACCGAGCAGTCATCTCCGCCAAAGTTAACCGAACATCCTTGTCCAGTTTGCCAGAAGCCGCTGGAAGAATACAATTATACTAAGGATGGACAAGCCAAGTCGATGCTGCGATGTTCGGATGCAGCAGCTCGAACTAGACCAAAACACAAAGATATCGCCTATTTTCGAGGGAACCAGGGGCAATGGTGGAGTCCAAAATTGGGTAATCTCGGCGCGGATGCGGCTAAATCGAGCCAGGTAAAAGCACAATAG
- a CDS encoding Fic/DOC family protein, with amino-acid sequence MTFDPFRDFEERGYLRNLYGSKDVAAVKALEQKSFKKNLNSAIDTLATIQFIEYKHILSIHKTLFGDIYPWAGEDRLATAPDLNITKGGYERMFAHPRDVRRAGEYALDRGQDLPFVRELPGEVMGLLAHAHPFLDGNGRTIMVLHAELAHRAGISIEWKQTHKANYLTALTTELNDPSKGHLDAYLKPFIRPAIERKQSISALKSLRGLGET; translated from the coding sequence ATGACCTTCGACCCGTTTCGAGACTTTGAGGAGCGAGGCTACCTGCGGAATTTATACGGTAGTAAAGACGTTGCCGCAGTTAAGGCTCTCGAACAAAAGTCATTCAAGAAAAATCTCAACAGCGCGATTGATACTTTGGCAACGATTCAATTTATCGAATACAAGCATATTCTGAGCATCCATAAGACCTTGTTCGGGGATATTTACCCTTGGGCTGGTGAAGACAGATTGGCAACGGCTCCCGATCTCAACATTACTAAGGGTGGCTACGAGCGGATGTTTGCCCACCCACGAGATGTCAGACGTGCTGGCGAATATGCTTTAGATCGAGGTCAAGATTTGCCGTTCGTGCGCGAACTACCTGGAGAAGTAATGGGACTACTAGCTCATGCACATCCATTTCTAGATGGCAATGGACGTACCATTATGGTGCTCCATGCAGAGCTAGCGCATCGAGCGGGAATAAGTATCGAGTGGAAACAGACACACAAGGCAAATTATCTGACAGCACTAACGACCGAACTGAATGACCCAAGCAAAGGACATTTAGACGCTTACCTCAAGCCGTTTATTCGACCAGCAATCGAACGCAAACAGTCAATATCGGCATTGAAGTCGTTACGAGGGTTGGGCGAGACTTAA
- a CDS encoding four helix bundle protein, producing MQDVKIESFEDLRVWQAGIQLVKQIYLVSREGELGRDFGLKDQLRRAAVSIPTNIAEGFERRSRKEYVNFLNIAKGSAGEVRSLLRVALEIGYLNEPTYSQLSDQVVGISKMLFKQIESLNANL from the coding sequence GTGCAAGATGTGAAAATAGAGAGTTTTGAGGATTTGAGAGTTTGGCAAGCTGGAATACAATTGGTTAAACAGATTTATCTGGTTAGTAGAGAAGGAGAATTAGGTAGAGACTTTGGATTAAAAGACCAATTAAGACGCGCTGCTGTATCGATTCCCACAAACATAGCAGAAGGATTTGAAAGGAGATCCCGCAAGGAGTATGTAAATTTTCTCAACATTGCAAAGGGTTCTGCGGGTGAAGTTCGTAGTTTGTTGAGAGTTGCCCTAGAAATTGGGTATTTGAATGAGCCAACTTATTCTCAATTATCAGATCAGGTTGTTGGGATTTCTAAAATGCTGTTTAAGCAAATTGAATCTTTAAATGCAAATCTCTAA
- a CDS encoding Uma2 family endonuclease — translation MYQYQLPRYLPTADELPNSDDTPVDNELQEIIPSLLKSILRMLWKGRMDWFFGIDMGIYTDPEQPPIVPDGFLSLGVERSFDENLRLSYLLWEEEVPPILVLEVASTKPGGEYTTKLDKYAELGVLYYVIYNPKRRRKPRLEIYKLIQGKYELATTNPLWMPEIGLGIGAECAEYDDLTREWLYWYDEKDRRYPTPYEQIERADRQTELERQRADDAEIRAQKLAAKLRTLGIDPD, via the coding sequence ATGTATCAGTACCAATTACCCAGATACTTACCGACCGCAGACGAACTACCTAATTCGGACGATACCCCAGTGGATAACGAACTCCAAGAAATTATTCCTAGTCTGCTGAAGTCTATTTTACGAATGCTCTGGAAAGGACGGATGGATTGGTTCTTTGGGATCGATATGGGGATTTATACCGATCCAGAACAACCACCGATCGTTCCTGACGGCTTCTTGAGTCTTGGTGTCGAACGCTCCTTCGATGAAAACTTACGACTGAGTTATCTGCTGTGGGAAGAAGAAGTACCACCGATTTTAGTATTGGAAGTAGCCTCCACTAAACCAGGTGGAGAGTACACTACCAAGCTCGATAAATATGCCGAACTAGGTGTACTTTACTATGTTATCTACAACCCCAAACGTCGCCGCAAACCTCGGTTAGAAATTTATAAGCTGATTCAAGGCAAATACGAGCTTGCCACCACCAACCCTTTATGGATGCCCGAAATTGGCTTGGGAATTGGTGCCGAATGTGCTGAATATGATGACTTAACACGGGAATGGTTGTATTGGTATGACGAAAAAGATCGGCGTTATCCTACCCCATACGAACAAATCGAACGTGCCGATCGCCAAACCGAACTCGAACGCCAGCGTGCTGATGATGCCGAGATCCGTGCCCAAAAGTTGGCGGCTAAATTACGCACTCTGGGCATCGACCCCGACTAA
- a CDS encoding tyrosine-type recombinase/integrase, translating into MLNTPTPQLIRFQQPSPAELTTIERDNLWAEFGQLKIADSTRKQYVKAIENFCQFAYSGSATPETISEFLKLDRYAAIEMVLRYRRHSIDKNLAPSTINVRLAAIKSLVDMVRKLGKTTIDLGDIESIPAETYRDTRGISVEQFKLMLEAIDPSTSIGVRDYAIMLLFWGNALRRGEIASANIEDFLPQQQKLTILGKGKRVKVAIDLTDSVSYALEEWLNFHPCNAPGQPLSCRTQPGGFLQVDAPLIVSLSHNCYGSRIAGDSIYRIVQGYAEAAGIERRVSPHRLRHSSITAFLDASGGNLRAAQALSRHSNQNTLNLYDDNRRQEQKGASGMLEDLLVGTGGKTSD; encoded by the coding sequence GTGCTAAATACTCCTACTCCCCAGCTTATCAGATTCCAGCAGCCGTCCCCAGCCGAATTAACCACCATAGAACGAGATAATCTCTGGGCGGAATTTGGGCAATTGAAGATTGCTGATAGTACTCGCAAACAGTACGTTAAAGCGATTGAGAATTTCTGTCAGTTTGCTTATAGTGGCTCTGCGACTCCAGAGACGATCTCGGAATTTCTGAAACTCGATCGATATGCGGCAATTGAAATGGTATTAAGGTATCGTCGTCACTCGATCGATAAAAACCTTGCCCCCAGTACGATTAATGTCCGGCTGGCGGCGATTAAGAGTTTAGTGGACATGGTGCGGAAGCTGGGTAAAACCACGATCGATCTCGGCGATATCGAGAGCATTCCCGCTGAAACCTATCGCGATACTAGGGGGATTTCGGTCGAACAGTTTAAATTGATGTTGGAGGCAATCGATCCGAGTACGTCGATCGGGGTAAGAGATTATGCGATCATGCTGTTATTCTGGGGTAATGCGCTCCGGCGGGGGGAAATTGCTAGTGCGAATATTGAGGATTTTTTGCCCCAGCAGCAGAAGTTGACGATCTTAGGAAAGGGGAAACGAGTGAAGGTGGCGATCGATCTGACTGATAGCGTCAGTTATGCGCTGGAAGAGTGGCTGAATTTTCATCCGTGCAATGCGCCAGGACAGCCGCTGTCTTGTCGCACACAACCTGGAGGTTTCCTCCAGGTCGATGCGCCGCTGATTGTTTCTTTGAGCCATAACTGTTATGGGTCGAGGATTGCTGGGGATAGTATCTATCGAATCGTTCAAGGGTATGCGGAGGCTGCGGGAATCGAGCGGCGGGTGTCGCCGCACCGATTGCGGCATAGTTCGATTACGGCGTTTTTAGATGCGAGTGGGGGTAATCTGCGGGCGGCGCAAGCTTTGAGTCGGCATAGCAATCAGAATACGTTGAATTTGTACGATGATAATCGACGGCAGGAACAAAAAGGTGCTTCTGGGATGTTGGAGGATTTGTTGGTGGGGACTGGAGGGAAAACGAGCGACTAA